The Arachis ipaensis cultivar K30076 chromosome B07, Araip1.1, whole genome shotgun sequence genome includes a window with the following:
- the LOC107608144 gene encoding uncharacterized protein LOC107608144 gives MKNLTSSHSTFSSPSSSSSSPSSLSTLSLEPTFCNPKSATSGCISAIFRRILCSRALPTHASRHIRHLHSMMASDKDEELKAKHKKKEGAFCEAGVVAKLMGLETTMEGSVSSSMECFLGELKKPMHHQGVDRSVKGSSSSSSFHGVPTTFHLHENEDFLVFSFGEKKKKKKKRNKSVCDMCDVSSINVGELEEEIVKRKKRNDNACLAKNKVANESSSEDSSPVSVFDFHRQLLQTDNADSLGVDLNWRRKLTPELENEKQHVLHSDSDILLLLEEEKLNLATENNKHKMKQRHNNDYEDVWGQICKLVEHDLFGSNQIEAERMRKQGEIENISADFESQIFCHLLNELIDQLVISS, from the exons ATGAAGAACTTGACATCATCTCATTCAACATTttcttctccatcatcatcatcatcatcaccctcatcattaTCAACACTAAGTTTGGAACCAACATTTTGCAACCCAAAGAGTGCAACTTCAGGGTGCATCAGTGCCATATTTCGAAGGATTCTATGCTCTCGTGCCCTTCCAACTCACGCTTCACGCCATATCAGACACCTTCATTCAATG ATGGCGAGTGACAAAGACGAAGAATTGAAGGCTAAGCATAAGAAGAAGGAAGGTGCATTTTGTGAAGCTGGGGTAGTGGCAAAGTTAATGGGATTGGAAACCACCATGGAAGGTTCAGTTTCATCATCAATGGAGTGCTTCTTGGGAGAGTTGAAGAAGCCAATGCATCATCAGGGTGTGGATAGGAGTGTAAAAGGTTCCTCATCATCTTCTTCGTTTCATGGGGTGCCAACAACTTTCCATTTGCATGAAAATGAGGACTTCTTGGTTTTCAGCTTCggcgagaagaagaagaagaagaagaagagaaacaaGAGTGTGTGTGATATGTGTGATGTTTCTTCCATCAATGTTGGTGAACTTGAAGAAGAGATTGtgaagaggaagaaaagaaatgatAATGCATGTTTGGCAAAGAACAAAGTTGCAAATGAGAGCAGCTCAGAAGATTCAAGCCCAGTTTCTGTCTTTGATTTTCACCGCCAACTTCTTCAAACag ATAATGCAGATTCATTAGGAGTTGATTTGAATTGGAGAAGGAAATTGACACCAGAGCTTGAAAATGAAAAGCAGCATGTTCTGCATTCTGATAGTGACATTTTGTTGCTACTTGAAGAGGAAAAGCTTAATTTGGCAACTGAGAACAACAAACATAAAATGAAGCAAAGGCATAATAATGATTATGAAGATGTATGGGGTCAAATTTGCAAGCTAGTTGAACATGATTTGTTTGGATCAAATCAAATTGAGGCTGAAAGAATGAGAAAACAAGGTGAAATTGAAAACATAAGTGCAGATTTTGAGTCTCAAATTTTTTGTCACTTGTTAAATGAGCTGATAGATCAACTTGTTATTAGTTCCTAG